The following coding sequences lie in one Silvanigrella aquatica genomic window:
- a CDS encoding substrate-binding periplasmic protein: MNILRIIFIILLYSINMKAFSIDKIYIDFQNRPPFFEINSLSNKLDEGILYKLTKKICEKAKIPIEFAETPLPRTISRIKDQKERVCFSYALDDPTRKEFSYISLPYFQEKRNVVVFRKNDLKIPKIKTMKSLLEDKNITLLIKRGYSYGMYIDKLLFEIIGYSKNQNYENETQFKQIYITYLDNVNMLKQIELNRSDYMILSLTEYEYLSKQNKNTVKHLNYKYLDDLKEGYKRFFVCSKLIETDTIEKLNKSIINTVGKL, encoded by the coding sequence ATGAATATTTTAAGAATTATTTTTATCATTTTACTTTATTCGATTAATATGAAAGCTTTTTCAATTGATAAAATTTACATTGATTTCCAAAACAGACCGCCTTTTTTTGAAATCAATAGTTTATCAAATAAACTAGACGAAGGAATTCTTTATAAATTAACGAAAAAAATTTGTGAGAAGGCAAAAATACCTATTGAATTTGCTGAAACCCCCTTACCTCGAACAATCTCAAGAATAAAAGATCAAAAAGAAAGAGTATGTTTTTCATATGCTCTTGATGACCCCACCCGGAAAGAATTTAGCTATATAAGTTTGCCTTATTTTCAAGAAAAAAGGAATGTTGTTGTTTTCAGAAAAAATGATTTAAAAATTCCGAAAATTAAGACAATGAAAAGTTTGCTAGAGGATAAAAATATAACGTTACTTATAAAAAGAGGTTACTCCTATGGAATGTATATTGATAAACTCCTTTTTGAAATCATTGGGTATAGTAAAAATCAAAACTATGAAAACGAAACTCAGTTTAAACAAATATATATAACTTATTTAGACAATGTTAATATGCTTAAACAAATTGAATTAAATCGATCAGATTATATGATTTTATCTTTAACCGAATATGAATACCTTAGTAAACAAAATAAAAACACTGTTAAACATTTAAATTATAAATATTTAGATGACTTAAAAGAAGGCTATAAAAGATTTTTTGTCTGCTCCAAACTTATTGAAACAGACACTATAGAAAAACTTAATAAAAGTATAATAAATACCGTTGGTAAATTATAA
- a CDS encoding PQQ-binding-like beta-propeller repeat protein, with protein sequence MTPYSITSDGEKRWSFITEGMVYSKPAFANDDTIYFGSYDNKIYALNYEGTKKWEYATGRMIYSSPTVANDGTIYIGSYDHKLYAMNPDGTKKWEFETGGTVYSQPKIDNKGNIFIGSFDYHIYKISSEGELAWKYRLAGPIYSNILLDFRDLIYVSCFDHKIYAFNKKLELLPLQ encoded by the coding sequence ATCACACCATATTCTATAACGTCTGATGGTGAAAAAAGATGGAGTTTTATAACAGAAGGAATGGTTTATTCAAAACCAGCATTTGCGAATGATGACACAATTTACTTTGGTTCTTATGATAATAAAATTTATGCCCTCAATTATGAGGGAACAAAAAAATGGGAATATGCAACAGGAAGAATGATTTATTCTAGTCCTACAGTAGCAAATGATGGTACAATATATATAGGTTCATATGATCATAAACTCTATGCTATGAATCCTGATGGAACTAAAAAATGGGAATTTGAAACCGGTGGGACTGTCTATTCTCAACCAAAAATTGATAATAAAGGAAATATATTTATAGGTTCATTTGATTATCATATCTATAAAATATCATCTGAAGGCGAGCTTGCTTGGAAATATCGATTGGCAGGGCCAATTTATTCAAATATTTTATTAGATTTTAGAGATTTAATATATGTGAGCTGCTTTGATCACAAAATATATGCCTTTAATAAAAAGTTAGAATTACTTCCTTTGCAATAA
- a CDS encoding aldehyde dehydrogenase family protein, protein MFKLSLKTPNNEFIINPKDSESEWQKYSEAVQKVPRNFEIPMIINGKKVYSQTKVKNINPSNGEFIGSYQQADSSHAQQAIDAALQAKEKWASLSPATRIQKFRDLENILLKWKYELCAVSSVECGYNSYETYVEWAELMDFVRFNNYFYSELLAEQLGDGWGETNQMQLRALKGFTCAVTPFNFPQAIGYHLPLVMALTGNTVVWKPSDDAVLSGYMLMLALEEAGFPAGVINMISGDGKPCLPAVLTHPELTAVNFTGSFATARAFGNYLYNTEYPRTNFPRYVAETGGKDFLVADKDIDVVDTARAIIQGAFGRSGQKCSANSVALIDEAIWPELKLALLKETKSLIVCNAIERKCDVGPVINERQFSKISAFIERAKKDKNCNIIAGGTYEKSNGYYVTPTIIEVHADKHELLSEEIFGPVIAIKTYKKFEEVVPLISLHNYRLTGSVLSRNETFLEKVVPILSQYAGNFYINRKTTGAIVNMQPFGGDGASGTNGKAGGKWYLLNFISQGTITRRNLRSTTPSAFEKIN, encoded by the coding sequence ATGTTTAAACTTTCTTTAAAAACTCCAAATAACGAATTTATTATAAACCCTAAAGACAGTGAGTCCGAATGGCAAAAATATTCAGAAGCAGTTCAGAAAGTGCCTAGAAATTTTGAAATTCCGATGATTATTAACGGAAAAAAAGTTTATTCACAAACAAAAGTTAAAAATATAAATCCTTCTAATGGAGAATTTATTGGCTCTTATCAGCAGGCCGACAGTAGCCATGCGCAACAAGCCATAGATGCCGCTCTACAAGCAAAAGAAAAATGGGCTTCACTTTCACCCGCAACAAGAATTCAAAAATTTCGAGATTTAGAAAATATATTATTAAAATGGAAATATGAACTCTGTGCTGTTTCCAGTGTGGAATGTGGATATAATTCCTATGAAACCTATGTAGAATGGGCAGAACTTATGGATTTTGTCCGTTTTAATAATTATTTTTATTCTGAATTGCTTGCAGAACAATTAGGTGATGGCTGGGGTGAAACCAATCAAATGCAACTGAGAGCGTTAAAAGGTTTTACATGTGCTGTAACGCCTTTTAATTTTCCTCAAGCTATTGGATATCATCTTCCTTTAGTTATGGCATTAACGGGAAATACTGTTGTTTGGAAACCCTCAGATGATGCGGTTTTAAGTGGGTATATGCTTATGTTGGCACTTGAAGAAGCAGGTTTTCCTGCGGGTGTAATTAATATGATTTCTGGTGATGGAAAGCCATGCTTACCTGCAGTCCTAACTCATCCGGAATTAACGGCAGTAAACTTCACAGGAAGTTTTGCAACAGCGCGCGCCTTTGGAAATTATTTATACAATACAGAATATCCACGCACTAATTTTCCAAGATATGTCGCAGAAACAGGTGGTAAAGATTTTCTTGTTGCAGATAAAGATATCGATGTTGTTGATACTGCGCGTGCCATTATACAAGGTGCATTTGGAAGAAGTGGACAAAAATGTTCTGCCAATAGTGTCGCTTTAATAGATGAGGCGATTTGGCCTGAATTAAAGTTGGCTTTGCTTAAAGAAACAAAATCATTAATCGTTTGCAATGCTATTGAAAGAAAATGTGATGTTGGTCCGGTGATTAATGAACGCCAATTTAGTAAAATTTCAGCATTCATTGAAAGAGCTAAAAAAGATAAAAACTGTAATATTATTGCAGGCGGAACTTACGAAAAAAGCAATGGTTATTACGTAACTCCTACTATTATTGAAGTTCATGCAGACAAGCATGAGCTGTTAAGTGAAGAAATTTTTGGACCTGTTATTGCAATTAAAACATATAAAAAATTTGAAGAAGTTGTTCCCCTTATTTCATTACATAATTATCGCTTAACAGGAAGTGTATTGAGCCGTAACGAAACATTTTTAGAAAAAGTAGTTCCTATATTAAGTCAATATGCTGGAAACTTTTATATCAATAGAAAAACGACCGGTGCCATTGTAAATATGCAACCCTTTGGTGGTGATGGAGCAAGCGGAACAAATGGGAAGGCAGGGGGTAAATGGTATTTACTGAACTTTATTTCTCAGGGGACTATTACACGCAGAAACCTTCGTTCGACAACACCTTCCGCATTTGAAAAAATAAATTAA
- a CDS encoding S8 family serine peptidase, with translation MMKFIKNIYIIFILIIICSCGNNNIIDDLKMNKITHINKNSASQNSKNLFKEQWYIKNEGYYSYSDINPKIGIDINIPASCKLTGNDVKVMIIDSGIDFLHPDLKENMLQNSSLNFVKSNKIALKEGNYYLEKGESSHGTNVAGMIGAKKNIYNQFQGIAPNVKLSSSNMGSDFINGTVISLFDMYMKSYQVAFKKNIKIINDVLVYDWSNFTLFNEDKNYKKLMEYIQKNQNAKDSDLNIVRGAGNFTCNLLYPKLILDKQKLTKFSQLYLIDLNESNLYQLSHFDKELLSSVRPHLSSLMRDVSEPNEIVVASLSSQGIIDDSSSLGSNIWITGIGGEKSSTRKNDGILVKSPDLNRQLPKILTTNISGFLAEDARNDFDKGKLPENENLLYTSSFYGTSAAAPTVSGIIALLLEANPKLKWRDVKHILALSANREKLISDPKPSCIKILEKLGKFHSKLKEPWDLEWVENAAHFSFHNFYGFGLIDATKALKEVSMYEFPFKNKPLKEYIYKSGLLNLAVLRSGESLKHKISIDKDLIIEAIKVTPYISAVQADGLSIELISPRNTRSIVLYPGNSFINADFKSNTFYSIPYPLSDYKKYQDSYIGAYLSNAFYWEHSNGDWSLKVTNTNKSSNVELNAWKINIIGHKP, from the coding sequence ATGATGAAATTTATAAAAAATATTTATATAATTTTTATATTAATTATAATTTGTAGTTGTGGTAATAACAACATTATAGATGATTTAAAAATGAACAAAATAACTCATATTAATAAAAACTCAGCTTCGCAAAATTCAAAAAATTTATTCAAAGAACAATGGTATATAAAAAACGAAGGTTATTATTCATATTCAGATATAAATCCAAAAATAGGAATCGATATAAATATTCCTGCGTCATGCAAGCTAACGGGAAATGATGTCAAAGTTATGATAATTGATAGTGGTATTGATTTTTTACATCCTGATTTAAAAGAAAATATGTTACAAAATTCATCACTAAATTTTGTAAAGTCAAACAAAATAGCTTTAAAAGAGGGTAATTATTATTTAGAAAAAGGTGAAAGTAGTCATGGTACAAATGTTGCTGGAATGATTGGGGCAAAAAAAAATATTTATAATCAATTTCAGGGTATCGCTCCCAATGTTAAACTTTCTTCATCAAATATGGGATCCGATTTTATAAATGGAACTGTAATCTCATTATTTGATATGTATATGAAAAGTTATCAAGTCGCATTTAAAAAAAATATTAAAATTATTAATGATGTTCTTGTTTATGATTGGTCTAATTTTACTTTATTTAATGAGGATAAAAATTATAAAAAATTGATGGAATATATTCAAAAAAATCAAAATGCAAAAGATTCTGATCTCAATATTGTCAGAGGAGCTGGTAATTTTACATGCAATCTTTTATATCCAAAATTAATTTTAGATAAACAGAAATTGACTAAATTTTCACAGTTATATTTAATTGATTTAAATGAATCAAATTTGTATCAACTTAGTCATTTTGATAAAGAGCTTTTATCTTCTGTACGGCCTCATTTATCTAGCTTAATGCGAGATGTTTCAGAGCCTAATGAAATTGTTGTTGCCTCATTAAGTTCACAAGGCATTATTGATGACAGTTCAAGCCTTGGTTCGAATATTTGGATAACAGGTATTGGAGGAGAAAAAAGCAGTACAAGAAAAAATGATGGAATTTTAGTCAAATCACCTGATTTAAATCGTCAACTACCAAAGATATTAACGACAAATATTTCAGGATTTTTAGCTGAAGATGCAAGAAATGATTTTGATAAAGGTAAACTTCCTGAAAATGAAAATTTACTTTATACCTCTTCTTTTTATGGAACTTCTGCTGCGGCTCCTACGGTCAGTGGAATTATTGCATTGCTATTAGAAGCAAATCCTAAGTTAAAGTGGCGTGATGTTAAACATATTCTTGCCTTAAGTGCAAATCGTGAAAAACTTATAAGTGATCCTAAACCGAGTTGTATTAAAATTTTAGAAAAATTGGGAAAATTTCATTCGAAGCTAAAAGAGCCATGGGATTTGGAGTGGGTGGAAAATGCGGCTCATTTTAGCTTTCATAATTTTTATGGATTTGGATTAATTGATGCCACAAAAGCGCTTAAAGAAGTAAGTATGTATGAGTTTCCTTTTAAAAATAAGCCGCTAAAGGAGTATATTTATAAATCAGGTCTTTTGAATTTGGCAGTATTACGATCGGGTGAAAGCTTGAAACATAAAATTTCCATTGATAAAGACTTAATAATTGAAGCAATTAAAGTAACTCCTTATATATCAGCAGTTCAAGCCGATGGGTTATCAATTGAATTGATTTCACCGCGCAATACACGGAGTATTGTTTTATACCCTGGAAATTCTTTTATTAATGCTGATTTTAAAAGCAATACCTTTTATTCTATTCCCTACCCTTTGAGTGATTATAAAAAATATCAAGATAGTTATATAGGAGCTTATTTAAGCAATGCTTTTTATTGGGAGCACTCAAATGGAGACTGGTCTCTTAAGGTTACAAATACAAATAAATCTAGCAATGTTGAATTAAATGCTTGGAAAATTAATATTATCGGGCACAAACCCTAG
- a CDS encoding KamA family radical SAM protein: MSMPFLTPNDFHVRTASNQKNVTKVGAQMFGVSEETFANWRWQMKSQIQSANDLFHILKISKNEEEAFEQLKKQFHAGISPYSIALMDFNNLFDPVRLQLMPRLEELNDKYGVSDPLKEVNNSPVKEVVHVYKDRIAWCVAQLCPVYCRYCFRKRRDSEDGLHFNPNIIDKGLEYIASNKNIRDVLITGGDPFITHDASIENLLKKLRAIPHVEIIRFGTRTPVSLPYRITEEFADMLAKYHPIWINTHFNSVQELTPEASAAIDTLLKRGIPVGNQSVFLKDVNDDVEKMRLLVNGLVKMRVRPYYIYHPQIVEGTEHLRIPLEKGLDVMRGLRGTTTGFANPQYVLDTPTGKIPLSPNHVLARDGDYVVVEQLTKEPWAEPSPLEGYVPERPLPQKNYPFAHKV; this comes from the coding sequence ATGAGCATGCCTTTCCTGACTCCAAATGATTTTCATGTGCGTACCGCATCAAATCAAAAAAATGTGACGAAAGTAGGAGCCCAGATGTTTGGGGTATCCGAAGAGACGTTTGCAAATTGGCGTTGGCAAATGAAATCTCAGATTCAATCGGCAAATGATTTGTTTCATATACTAAAAATATCTAAAAATGAAGAAGAAGCATTTGAACAATTAAAAAAACAATTTCATGCTGGAATAAGTCCTTATTCCATTGCGCTTATGGATTTTAATAATCTATTTGATCCCGTGCGTTTGCAGCTGATGCCGCGACTTGAAGAATTAAATGATAAATATGGTGTTTCAGATCCTTTAAAAGAAGTGAATAATTCTCCTGTTAAAGAAGTGGTGCACGTTTATAAGGATAGAATTGCCTGGTGTGTAGCGCAACTTTGTCCCGTCTATTGCCGTTATTGCTTTAGAAAAAGACGTGATAGCGAAGATGGTTTGCATTTTAATCCAAATATCATTGATAAAGGATTAGAATACATTGCGTCAAATAAAAACATTAGAGATGTTTTAATTACAGGTGGCGACCCTTTTATTACTCATGATGCTTCCATTGAAAATTTATTAAAAAAATTACGAGCGATTCCTCATGTTGAAATCATTCGATTCGGGACAAGAACTCCTGTTTCTCTGCCTTATCGTATTACAGAAGAATTTGCGGATATGTTGGCAAAATATCATCCCATTTGGATAAATACTCATTTTAATTCTGTTCAAGAACTCACTCCGGAAGCGTCTGCAGCTATTGATACTCTTTTAAAAAGAGGAATTCCTGTAGGAAACCAATCTGTATTTTTAAAAGATGTGAATGATGATGTCGAAAAAATGCGTTTACTTGTGAATGGTCTTGTAAAAATGCGTGTGCGTCCTTATTATATTTATCATCCACAAATTGTTGAAGGAACAGAACATCTTCGCATTCCTCTGGAAAAAGGTTTAGATGTTATGAGAGGATTAAGAGGAACAACAACGGGCTTTGCAAACCCTCAATATGTTCTCGACACACCCACGGGTAAAATTCCGTTATCCCCCAATCATGTTTTGGCAAGAGATGGTGACTATGTCGTTGTTGAGCAATTAACAAAAGAGCCTTGGGCAGAGCCCAGTCCATTAGAAGGCTATGTTCCCGAAAGACCTTTGCCACAAAAAAATTATCCTTTTGCTCATAAAGTTTAA
- a CDS encoding S8 family serine peptidase, translated as MQRKFIFLYFFLFQFITGCGEKKLPSLAGDQVNKEENYMRSGSCNVREKSVSTKNLFKEEWFIKNSGSYSYSKLQPMPGIDLNIPLGKYDGTGVNVLVSDTGVDLYHQDLEPNVLPNSSINIMNYLTLKTLENKPDIGVGEESHGTSVAGIIGATENRVNKFRGIAPKVKIASANIISDLARKKNSTSTYALEQEIYNLAARKSIQIINESFGNGAFTFSFFDEWAAAGFSDDIVKNSQKNNNSGFVVVRSAGNYTCDLQYAKKIAEKRGIKEDPFMKLYLAYINAASFSSLSVNQREALNALRPHLSMMDARKEYPYVITVAAVSANGSAANYSSLGSNIWISGIGGGESSTSKNDNIFKFSSEDYGSSAKILTTNISCQKRSKIISNFDEGNLSENKNYNYTSEFDGTSAAAPSISGVIALMLHANSHLSLRDIKYILAKTANKDKLVPNPKPSCIKILERVGNLNSSFASKWDLEWTTNAAGFNFHNFYGFGLADAEKAINLVHNFKSPYANKSSKEKSDKSIELSAPIVSGTSIENIINFTNDIVIESVQITPYINTTKSDGLSIELYSPSNTRSVILYPGNSLIELNPDEKSVQNYPYPVNDFKKNSDKYAGTYLTNAFFEENAKGNWKIVVSNYNSKETVDLKGWKINIIGHDP; from the coding sequence ATGCAGCGAAAGTTTATATTTTTATACTTTTTTTTATTTCAATTTATAACAGGCTGTGGTGAAAAAAAATTACCTTCTCTTGCAGGAGATCAAGTAAATAAAGAAGAGAATTATATGCGCTCTGGTTCATGCAATGTAAGGGAAAAGTCGGTATCAACAAAAAATCTTTTTAAAGAAGAATGGTTTATAAAAAATAGTGGTTCTTATTCCTATTCAAAACTCCAACCAATGCCTGGAATAGATTTAAATATCCCATTGGGAAAATATGATGGAACTGGAGTAAATGTCTTGGTATCAGATACGGGAGTTGATTTATACCATCAAGATTTAGAACCCAATGTGTTACCTAATTCCAGTATTAATATTATGAATTATTTAACTTTAAAGACTTTAGAAAATAAACCTGATATTGGAGTGGGTGAAGAAAGCCATGGAACCAGTGTTGCTGGAATTATAGGTGCTACTGAAAACAGAGTAAATAAATTTAGAGGTATTGCGCCAAAAGTAAAAATAGCTTCAGCAAATATCATTTCAGATTTAGCAAGAAAGAAGAATTCAACTTCAACTTATGCTTTAGAGCAAGAAATATATAATTTAGCCGCAAGAAAATCGATTCAAATTATAAATGAAAGTTTTGGAAATGGTGCTTTTACATTTAGTTTTTTTGATGAGTGGGCTGCAGCGGGGTTTTCTGACGATATTGTCAAAAATAGTCAAAAAAATAACAACTCTGGTTTTGTTGTTGTCAGGTCCGCAGGAAATTATACATGTGATCTCCAATACGCTAAAAAAATTGCTGAAAAGAGAGGTATAAAAGAAGATCCATTTATGAAACTTTATTTAGCATATATTAATGCGGCTTCTTTTTCTTCATTAAGCGTAAATCAAAGAGAAGCCTTGAATGCCTTAAGACCTCACTTATCTATGATGGATGCTCGTAAAGAATATCCTTATGTGATTACTGTAGCTGCTGTTAGTGCAAATGGTTCTGCTGCAAATTATTCAAGCTTGGGCTCAAATATTTGGATTTCTGGTATTGGTGGAGGTGAAAGTTCGACATCTAAAAATGATAATATTTTTAAGTTTTCTTCGGAAGATTATGGTTCTAGTGCAAAGATTTTAACAACAAATATTTCATGTCAAAAAAGGTCAAAAATTATAAGTAATTTTGATGAAGGAAATCTTTCCGAAAATAAAAATTATAATTATACTTCTGAATTTGATGGAACTTCTGCTGCAGCACCTTCAATTAGTGGTGTAATTGCTTTAATGCTCCATGCTAATTCACATTTGAGTTTAAGAGATATTAAATATATTTTAGCTAAAACAGCGAATAAAGATAAATTAGTTCCTAATCCTAAGCCAAGCTGTATTAAAATTTTAGAAAGAGTGGGTAATTTAAATTCTAGTTTTGCTTCTAAATGGGATTTAGAGTGGACAACAAATGCAGCTGGGTTTAATTTTCATAACTTTTATGGTTTTGGTTTAGCTGATGCAGAAAAAGCAATTAATTTGGTACATAATTTTAAATCACCTTATGCTAATAAATCTTCTAAGGAGAAATCAGATAAGTCCATAGAGTTATCTGCGCCAATTGTTTCTGGTACATCAATAGAAAATATTATAAATTTTACTAATGATATTGTTATTGAATCAGTTCAAATAACTCCTTATATAAATACAACAAAATCAGATGGTCTTTCAATTGAGCTATATTCTCCTAGCAATACGAGAAGTGTTATTTTATATCCAGGAAATTCACTTATTGAATTGAATCCCGATGAAAAATCAGTTCAAAATTATCCATATCCAGTAAATGACTTTAAAAAAAATAGCGATAAATATGCAGGAACTTATTTAACCAATGCTTTTTTTGAAGAAAATGCAAAAGGCAATTGGAAAATTGTGGTTTCTAATTATAATTCAAAAGAGACTGTTGATCTCAAAGGTTGGAAAATAAATATTATTGGACATGATCCTTAA
- a CDS encoding PQQ-binding-like beta-propeller repeat protein encodes MKILIIKYVLRFLLAYQFCITINTFAKEEISYMRKENIPYKYVPWWKFPTEAKIYSSIVINNDGSMYFGSYDQNLYHISNNGKLIWKFKTNGEIYSSPVIDKKGIIYVGSTDHNLYAINSDGTLKWIFETGDEIYSSPIIDKKGIIYVGSNDAKIYAINPNGTKKWEFKTGGAIFSASPAIDSKGNIYIGSNDNNLY; translated from the coding sequence ATGAAAATACTCATTATAAAATATGTGCTGAGATTCCTATTAGCTTACCAATTTTGTATAACTATAAATACATTTGCGAAAGAAGAAATATCATATATGCGAAAAGAAAATATTCCTTACAAGTATGTCCCGTGGTGGAAGTTTCCAACTGAGGCAAAAATTTATTCAAGTATTGTCATAAATAATGATGGATCTATGTACTTTGGTTCCTATGATCAAAATTTATATCACATTTCAAATAATGGGAAATTAATATGGAAGTTTAAAACTAATGGAGAAATATATTCATCACCTGTCATCGATAAAAAAGGAATTATATATGTTGGATCGACTGATCATAATTTATATGCTATTAATTCTGATGGTACATTAAAATGGATCTTTGAAACAGGCGATGAAATTTATTCGAGTCCAATTATAGATAAAAAAGGAATTATTTATGTTGGTTCTAATGATGCAAAAATTTATGCTATAAATCCAAATGGGACTAAAAAATGGGAATTTAAAACAGGTGGAGCAATATTTTCTGCAAGTCCTGCAATCGATAGCAAAGGAAATATTTATATTGGCTCCAATGATAACAATTTGTATTAA
- a CDS encoding putative 4-mercaptohistidine N1-methyltransferase codes for MTNISSYAKDNKSLHSKKIIPNVKMEKNIIINSQNKNPYETDEMLNMYLNFHYGKSFFDVPNYLKALTDIAIRHSSKFKKALDIGCSVGRASFELSQYFEHTDALDYSNQFIQTAKKIQSNEAVYYTNLIEGEISEYKNVNIKSFISDTTKIKNILFNKSDACYLEQSFSNYDLILAANLLDRLKEPALFLKGISQRMNSDGVFILSSPYTWMEKYTDKKNWLGGITPQGSIITSYDALKNILSKEFTEVQPPSDIPYIIQETSREYQLGIAELTVWRKK; via the coding sequence ATGACCAATATAAGCTCTTATGCAAAAGATAATAAATCACTACACTCAAAAAAAATAATTCCAAATGTTAAAATGGAAAAAAATATTATTATTAATAGTCAAAATAAAAATCCTTATGAAACAGATGAAATGCTAAATATGTATTTAAATTTTCATTATGGTAAATCATTTTTTGATGTTCCAAATTATTTAAAAGCACTCACAGACATTGCTATAAGACATTCTAGTAAATTTAAAAAAGCGTTAGATATTGGTTGCTCTGTTGGACGTGCAAGCTTTGAACTTTCTCAATACTTTGAACACACAGATGCCTTAGATTATTCAAATCAATTTATTCAAACTGCTAAAAAAATACAATCTAATGAAGCTGTTTATTATACAAATCTGATTGAAGGAGAAATTTCTGAATACAAAAATGTGAATATTAAATCGTTTATTTCTGATACTACAAAAATCAAAAATATACTTTTTAACAAAAGTGATGCCTGCTATCTTGAACAATCATTTTCAAATTATGACCTCATATTAGCCGCTAATCTTTTAGATCGCTTAAAAGAACCGGCCTTATTTTTGAAGGGAATAAGCCAGAGAATGAATTCAGATGGAGTTTTTATACTCAGCTCGCCTTATACTTGGATGGAAAAATATACAGATAAAAAAAATTGGCTTGGCGGAATTACACCTCAAGGCAGCATCATTACAAGTTATGATGCTTTAAAAAATATTTTATCTAAAGAATTTACAGAAGTTCAGCCACCAAGTGATATCCCCTATATTATTCAGGAGACATCAAGGGAATATCAATTAGGCATAGCAGAACTTACAGTTTGGCGAAAAAAATAA
- a CDS encoding transposase: protein MVKKKSVKSQYSLEFKNQVLEVLENSPKSMAQIAREFEVSYPTLNSWKRSIGEKENSNIKKNSDELKKLKREYELLKKENEILKKAASFFAKQLD from the coding sequence ATGGTAAAGAAGAAATCAGTTAAAAGTCAATATTCTCTTGAGTTTAAAAACCAAGTCCTTGAAGTCTTAGAAAATAGCCCTAAAAGCATGGCTCAGATAGCTAGGGAGTTTGAGGTTTCCTACCCCACTCTGAATAGCTGGAAGCGTTCTATTGGCGAAAAGGAAAATTCAAATATAAAGAAAAACTCTGACGAATTGAAAAAGCTAAAGCGAGAATACGAGCTTTTAAAAAAGGAAAATGAAATCCTAAAAAAGGCGGCAAGCTTCTTTGCAAAGCAACTCGATTAA
- a CDS encoding IS3 family transposase — MLEKLNYPILLLCKVMCVSKSGFYKWLECKDKNHQFEFSLEEEIKKIHTSSRGTYGRRRILSTLKKSFIKVGKKRISKIMKKLNLNGVGKPKFKTTTKVDRQAIHFPNLISGDFTSYKPNELWTSDITYIPTKEGWVYLCIILDTFSRAIIGWSMQDNLKREIVLNSLNMAYKKRSHFPNGIIFHSDKGSQYSSKEVRKYLKLNHFHQSMSNSCYENSITETFFSTLKKELVHRCNFLTRKEAKSSIIEYIEVFYNRIRAHSALDYLAPLEYEKNYEI; from the coding sequence TTGCTAGAGAAGCTTAATTATCCTATTCTTTTACTTTGCAAAGTAATGTGCGTTTCTAAAAGTGGATTTTATAAATGGCTTGAGTGTAAAGATAAAAATCATCAATTTGAGTTTAGCCTTGAAGAAGAAATAAAAAAAATACATACTTCTTCAAGGGGTACATATGGAAGACGGCGAATTTTATCAACACTTAAAAAGTCATTTATTAAAGTTGGAAAAAAACGAATATCCAAGATTATGAAGAAACTAAATCTGAATGGGGTCGGCAAACCTAAATTTAAAACAACAACAAAGGTTGATAGGCAAGCGATACATTTTCCGAATTTAATTTCAGGGGATTTTACTTCCTATAAGCCCAACGAACTTTGGACCAGCGATATTACTTATATTCCAACGAAAGAGGGCTGGGTTTATTTGTGCATAATATTGGATACTTTTTCAAGAGCAATAATTGGTTGGAGCATGCAAGATAATCTAAAAAGAGAAATTGTTTTGAATTCACTAAACATGGCATACAAAAAAAGATCTCATTTTCCAAATGGAATAATTTTTCATAGTGACAAAGGATCACAATATTCAAGTAAAGAAGTTAGAAAATATTTAAAATTAAATCATTTTCATCAAAGCATGAGCAATAGCTGCTATGAGAATTCTATTACAGAAACATTTTTTTCCACTCTAAAAAAAGAATTGGTACATCGATGCAATTTTCTTACTAGAAAAGAAGCAAAATCTTCGATTATAGAATATATTGAGGTGTTTTATAATCGAATTCGTGCGCACTCTGCCCTTGATTATCTTGCACCATTAGAGTATGAAAAAAATTATGAAATTTAA